One Paraburkholderia agricolaris genomic region harbors:
- a CDS encoding LLM class flavin-dependent oxidoreductase — protein sequence MRTDPPRQLHLNVNILHSGFVPSAWRTQEADPRAFVDIAHYVRVAQIAEAAKFDAVFLADNASIADQIDFRPITALEPTVLLAGIAAATTHIGVIGTASTSYNEPYNIARRFATLDQLSAGRAGWNIVTTADLGSARNFGREAVPDHAQRYERAAEFTEVVKALWDSWEDDAFIGDKTSGRFIDATKVHRIDHRGKYFSVDGPFNLPRSAQGHPVLIQAGGSADGRELAARHAEAVFSASQSFDEAAAYARELKSRAAAWGRGNDAIRVLPGLTTIIGATEAEALRRRDELVDLIPWSYSLTRLAGILGISVERLKLDERLPDDLSLPGGGNGNHTFFHATLAQARTHGYTARQLIRALAGGGGHRVVVGTPEQIADDIEHWFKGGAADGFNLMPDVLPGGLQDFTDGVVPLLQQRGIFRTDYEGRTLREHFRLQRPFSRHLHPREAAETA from the coding sequence ATGAGAACCGACCCGCCCCGTCAGCTTCATCTGAACGTCAACATCCTCCACTCCGGTTTTGTCCCTTCCGCATGGCGTACACAGGAAGCCGATCCGCGCGCTTTTGTCGATATAGCTCACTACGTTCGCGTCGCGCAGATTGCCGAGGCCGCGAAATTCGATGCGGTGTTTCTCGCGGATAACGCGTCGATTGCCGACCAGATCGATTTCCGCCCGATCACGGCGCTTGAGCCGACCGTGCTGCTCGCCGGCATTGCCGCGGCCACGACGCATATCGGCGTCATCGGCACGGCATCGACGAGTTATAACGAGCCGTATAACATCGCACGCCGCTTTGCCACGCTCGATCAGCTCAGTGCGGGCCGCGCAGGCTGGAACATCGTGACGACCGCCGATCTCGGCTCAGCCCGCAATTTTGGGCGCGAGGCGGTGCCCGACCATGCGCAACGCTACGAGCGCGCAGCCGAGTTCACCGAGGTGGTGAAGGCGCTGTGGGATAGCTGGGAAGACGACGCCTTTATCGGCGACAAGACGAGCGGCCGTTTCATCGACGCCACGAAGGTGCATCGCATCGACCATCGCGGCAAATACTTCAGCGTCGATGGCCCGTTCAATCTGCCGCGTAGCGCCCAGGGGCACCCGGTGCTGATCCAGGCCGGCGGCTCGGCCGACGGACGCGAACTCGCAGCGCGGCACGCGGAAGCGGTGTTCTCCGCGTCACAGTCGTTCGACGAAGCCGCCGCCTATGCGCGCGAACTGAAATCTCGCGCGGCAGCGTGGGGACGCGGCAACGATGCGATTCGCGTGCTACCCGGTCTCACGACCATCATCGGCGCAACCGAAGCCGAGGCTTTGCGCCGCCGCGATGAACTGGTCGATCTGATTCCATGGAGCTACAGCCTCACCCGGCTAGCCGGCATACTGGGCATCAGCGTCGAGCGCCTGAAACTCGACGAACGCCTGCCGGACGATCTCTCGTTGCCCGGCGGCGGCAACGGCAATCACACGTTCTTCCACGCCACGCTCGCGCAGGCGCGCACGCACGGCTACACCGCGCGCCAGTTGATCCGCGCGCTGGCGGGCGGTGGCGGACATCGTGTGGTCGTCGGCACGCCGGAACAGATTGCCGACGACATCGAGCACTGGTTCAAAGGCGGCGCCGCCGACGGTTTCAATCTGATGCCGGATGTGCTGCCGGGTGGCTTGCAGGACTTCACTGATGGCGTGGTTCCGCTGCTGCAGCAGCGCGGCATTTTCCGCACTGACTACGAAGGGCGTACGCTGCGCGAACACTTCAGGCTGCAACGCCCTTTCAGCCGCCACCTGCACCCGCGGGAAGCGGCCGAGACCGCGTAA